The Ascaphus truei isolate aAscTru1 chromosome 20, aAscTru1.hap1, whole genome shotgun sequence genome includes the window GGAAGAGGCCTCAACGGTGCATTCGCTCGATGTCCATGCCTGCCTAGTCACTGGCAAATGTCACCGGTGCATCAGAACGTGGCCACCACCTGTTCTACTCCTTGCCAGTAAAAAGTCTGGGTCAGTCGGGCTGCTAACAGAATCTCACGGGCCAAGCACAGAAGTTGGACCACTTATGCCTGGTGGATGATAAACTAACATGCACCTGTGTATCAGGTATCTTTTCCCTATACAGGAGCCCTTGCTTTCACAGGAGCCTATCTGCCCCGAGCTCAGAGGCAGACTCAGAAGCACATTGCCGCATGCCCACTTAGCTCGGGTTAGACTGCCAGGCTTACATGAAAATGCAGCTCTTCTCCGTTCCGTCACCCCTAGTCACACCGTCAGGAATGGGGGGATAACCAGGTTTGGCTCTCCTTCGTTTTCTTCTGTGTTCTCCCAGGGCATACCAGGTTGGGGTTACTCTGTTTCCATGGGAGCATCTTTGCTTTGTGGGGTAGGGCAGCAAGAGCTTCCCGTTCTGCTCGAGTGTGGCTTTGGGTTACCGGGGCATTGTAAAAACATACAAGCCATCTTAGGTCATTGGCCAAGAACATGTCATTGGGCAAGCCATTTATACCTGAAACATTCCCTGTAACTGGGGGCTCACAATGATCATAGTTGCCATGTTGTCCAGCAAACCGGCCATGGAGGTACAGCCCACGGTCTACGGTCGGAAGTGAATAACCTAGATGTCACTCTGGGCCATAGCCACAAGGGTGATGGTGTTCTATGGATTGGCACTCTCCTGCAGTGGGCTGCGCTGGCTACAGATGGTTCATGGCACATTGGACCCCCCACATAGGCAATTATTAGCATGGGTAGTGGCGAGCCAGAAGAAACCAATCGGCCATGTAGACTGCTCACTTGGCAGTGGCAGGCTTGCAGTCGAGGACCAACCTTTGTACCCCGGTACACATCTCAGCAGGAAAAGCTCCTTAATGAACAGATCCTGCAGTTCCTTCACAGTAAAAGCCTCATTGCCGACAAcccactgcttcaggtaatggaCCATGTGGTTCACAAACTCGATGTGTGTGTCTTCGAGCCCTCTCTGCAGACACTCAAACTGCAGCTTATATGAATACCTCACCGGTCTCCTCAATGTCTATCTCCCGGTAATGCCTCGGCCGTCTCCACGCTCAGCCGGGGTAACTGGAACTTCAGAAAATCAACCTTGGGGAGCTGGAGGAGATGGCAGATCTTTTCAAAAGATCAGAGGTAGAGATCTATGTCCTCCTTGGCCTCGTCAAATTTGGGGGAGCCGTGGGATAGGCTGGCTAGAGAGTCCCGACTACGTGAAGCAAAGTGACCTATGTATGCTAACATGTTCCGCTGATTAAAGGGTCAGCCCCCTGTACGGGAGAAGTGACTGTCACGGGGTCTTATAAAGCAGAGCTGTTACAGGAGTGAatctcagtggccggaacagtGAGGCAGAAGCAAAGACTTAAACGGGGTCACAGGCCGAGGTCGCGGGCAGGGACAATAATGAGATATTGCACAGAGAATAGAGTACGCCAGTATAGAGGGAGGACCCGTATACAGAAGCACGTAGTATAAGGAAAAGGAAGTCTGTAATAGGAATATTGTGAATGGGTTAAAGAATCACCGAAGTGTCCTAATCACAATGAAAGTATTAaatgggtcagtcccacatactgctgcggctttatttgagcatttgcccgttcttggccgcagcagtagcctggcgcgcgcccgagagtgacgggcgcgcgccgaagcagcggaagagcgccctccgatcggggcgctctccctaccgctgccgggtccgccgggtcccccggaaccccctgccgctgtcccgcgatcgcgggacaccagggctccctcggggagcccctggacgcgcgtgcagggggcgcacgctcccgaagacgcgtgaccacgcgtctatgacgcgcggcacgccgaggagcggccactagcaagccgggaaatctcccggcttgcggatctggccgcagtgcgataaactgtgtcgccactgtaggaCTAAAGTGACCCAATGACATGGACATGTTTAATGAGTTATGTGCTCAGCCCCAAAGAGAGGGAAATAATCGTTATATAACACCGCATGTTCATTAGCATTGGGTAGAGATACTCTCTATAACTATAGAGAGCAGCAAATTCTTAGTTAGTGTACAAAAGCTCATCGTACATATAAAGCCTGATGTGTTCATCATCAGTGTGTAGATACTTACCCCCACTATACAGTGCTGCCTGTTTATAATAGTATAAAGGATTATTGGAATTACAATATTTGGACTGATCCCTTTGAATGTCCCAGAATGGCCACAATACCCCATAAGGGTTAAATTAATATTAACATAACAAAACTTTTCCAACAAAGATGatgaaatgtttttattattattacaattggTGTGTCAGTTTTATCAGGGGGTTAATCAAAGTGCAAATCTCATATGAGTTAATCATCATGAGGATAACAACTCCGTACAAACGTAAGTATGGATTCACCTGTAATTGGCCATGATGGGATTCAGTGCAGGGATCCACGTGGTCCCATACTGTATCTCTACACTGTAATAAGAGAATATAAATACGTGAGCCCTGTGAGCATTTCCACTACTCTCCATATGGGAGCAGAAGACCCGGTCGTTACACCGACCAACTAAAGGCTTCCTGTAACCTTGTCTCATTTCCTCTGCTCTTCCCCGGGGACATTGTTCCAGCATTGTGGGGAAATCTGCCACACATCAGGATTGAAATGTGAAACTTTTGAACGGTAACCTCTGCTGTCCTGTATCACCGACGTGGAATTGTGGTAAGTTAAGATATTCTACTCAGTGCTGGAggttgtacacacacatgtgcaaaactttccaaaatacattatcatgttttttttttttgtttgttttttttaccaaagATGATTCTCGGAGAAGCAGTTGGCAGAACTTTTACGGGCTAAAAGTATCTAAGAAATCCCACATTTCCAACATCGATTCATATTTTGACAATGATTTTGCCAGGAATTCAGCAGACGTTATCTCATCCCCAGAAGAACACCATGTCCTGGCTCTGGATGGGAGTTAGTACCATTAAGTGAGATGCTTGGTGACTCTGTGACCGTGCGGTGATTGAGGTAAATTAACAAGAACATGCTTATTAGGGTTTCAGATTTATTGAATAAGAGGGGAGGGTTACATAACAGAATTGCAGACATTGAGGGTCAGATATCTAGGACAATGTTACTGTACGTAAACCAATGTCAACATTTCCTGGTGCCCCCGAGTTCTCTAAACAATATGTGAGATGGGAAATGGGCAGCAAGACATTCCTAGATTATCTCcgtgtgtgtaatgcagcaggtggGGGTATAATGCTATTAATTTCACATATTACTGTGTTGCTCAAAAGACAATACCTTGTTGCATATAGCACCACATACAGAAGCCTTATTAGAGGGATGAAGAAGGCCTCAGCTGGCTTTATTTCTGTCCCCCGGAGTCCATGATGGCACAATCCATTCTCAGTATATTGTATTAAACACCATATAATATGGGGGCTCCCAAGATCAGCGCACATTGTTCTGCGCAGGTTCAGGAAATGATTTTTCAGGCTAAAGATCTGGAAAATATTAAAAGTAAAAATTTTAATATTATCAATAGTCTCTATAATACATATTCTGCATCACTACAGATTGTTGTGAAAATGCATCTagctatatttattatttatagagGGTAAAAAAACACTGGGTAGCACATTATTTCTAGGAAGATATATTAAGATTTATGTGGGGTTTCCCGTATGTCCTTGAGTTTGTTTAAAGTATATGATatcattttttaattgtttaaaaTATATGATACATTTGATATGATCATTATTGATCATAcatgcatttaaaataaataggtACTGTAGTTTTTGCTAGATACAATGTATATTGTGCAATGCTACAAAGtcataacatagttacatagttacatacatagttacacagttacatagttacatagttacatagtcgatgaggttgaaaaagacatacgtccatcaagtgcaTCAAGTGCAACCTATGCTAAGTTTATActacagatacgttatcctatatcctTACTTACATTATatagatccagaggaaggcaaacaaaataccccaaatctattgtatttgccatcactgtctccatgggtaatgtattccacattgtaactgcccttactgtaagggaccctttcctttgttgctggtgaaatctcctttcctccaaccataagggacgcccccgagtcctttgtactgtctttgggataaatagttccataatgtgtttttctaaggagtggtgcccaaaattgtactccatattcaaggtgtggttttaccaACGCTTTattaaggggcataattatgtttactgcccttccatccattgcccggtTAATGCAagctaagatcttgtttgcctttgcagctactgcctgatactgtgcactattgctaagcctgctgtctacaagcactcttaaatccttctccatcaaggattcccccaatttatccccatttaatttgtaagtcgcctttttttcttgcttcccaaatgtataaccttacatttatctgtattaaacctcatttgccatttacctgcccacgtttccagtctcgccaagtccttctgaagagaaatgtcATCCTGCtatgattctattaccttacacaatttagtatcatcagcaatgatggagactttgctctctatgtcaacctcaaggtaattaatagacaagttaaaaagcaggggtcccagtaccggtcCCTgatgtactccactcacgactttaacccaacctgaaaaagttcaatttatgataaccctctgtctgtccttcaatcagttttcaatccatgtgcatatattattactgagtcaaattttctttattttgtacactaacttcttgtgtgaaaccgtatcaaaagccttttcaaaatccaagtagaccacatcaactgcattagcctggtctaaattcctatttacctcctcaaagaaacaaataaggttagtttggcatgatctatccttcataaatccatgctgaatattactaatatttttgttatccattaggtattcctgaatattatcccgtattaaaccttcaagtagttttcacactattgaagtcaggcttacaggtctgtaattccccggttgtgatctagctccccttttaaatataggctccacatctgctttacgccaatcttgtggtactgagcctgtggaaattgagtccttgaatattaaatgtaatggtttagctattactgaacttaactccttgagacctcttgaatgtatgccatcggggccaggtgccttatttactttaattatttcaagtcgcttatgaacttcttcctcagttaaccaattattcattaatatagaggttttgGCTTcttcctgcagcactactattgaaattgattcttccctggtaaacacagaggcaaaatatttgtttaatacctctgctttttccttatctccaataatctgcctacccatctcacactgaaatggtcCAATATGTTCTttcctgattttttttattaagttaCTTGAAGAACTTtatagggttgatcttactttctattgcaattcttttttcattatccatttttgctaatttgattggctgcttgcaatttttgttacattccctaTAATTCTGAtgcgatgtctctgtcccttctgacttaaagaatctaaacgccttcctcttcttgtccatttcctcccctgcctgtttatttagccacattggttttgacttatttcttttatacttgttACCCAAgcgtatacactgataagtgtgcttttctaacaatgttttaaagactaaccatttatcttctacattttccctgcaaaaacatcatcccattgtattactactagattagacctcagtttattaaaatctgcatttctaaagtttaaggtctttgatGAACATGTATAAATCTGTAATACACTTTATGGtataatacattacaatatatatttcTCTGCGCTTTGTACTTATTAGAACGGTCCCACCTAGAGCATCACTGAAGCCAAATATTTATATTAGTATTAAAgaataatatacagtaaccacgtATGTTTGGATAAATATAATATGAAAACTACAAATGTTTGGATAAATATAATATGAAACATGCAAATGACTAATTCAAATGCATCAAAGCCAGCAGCATCACTATATTTATTGGGATTTACTAAGGGACTATGTGTTTGGGACACTTTCTTCACCAGTTTTGCACcctggagactttgataaataccccctcacctccccccctacaTTGTACCTACCTGTAGTAATATACTTTGCTTGTTTCTTTGTGAGATGTAACAATAACAGTATGTTACGCACTATAAGGACGTATACCCTTTATACCATCAGGCGACGTGTGATGGTGAGAACCTGGCTACAGTCACAGAGCTCCAGCTTCTGGGATCCCAGAGACGTCACAGCCTGAAGACCATTCTCTTCTGCCTGTCCCTTGTGAGTCACTTTGTGACAGTACATGGACATCTCCTGATTACTGCATTAGTGCCATCGGGGCACCAGCTACACTCTCCCATCTACTTCTACCTTAGAAGTCTATCCATATCTGACATGATACATACCACAAGTATTGTCCCTAACATGCTACATGtcacagggagaggtggaggCTCCATATCTGTTATTGATAACATCTCACGGTTTTACCTCTACAGAATACTAAGTGGGGAAGAGCGCTCTCTTCTTACAGTGATGTCCTATGACCGATATGTGGACATTAGCGATATCAGGCCATGTGTTTTAGTATTTTTAGCACCATGGATTGCAGTGATTTTCATATACAGATATCAGGCTCTGTTTTGGGGATCCATGGTAACTGATCGTTACTACTGTGATATTGTACCTCTTCTGAACTTTTCTTTCCCAAACACTCGGGTTGTAGAGATGGAAACTATAATGGCATACGTTCCTTGGATGCTCCTttcatatttattcattgtggcaAGTTATCTACCAGTTATTCTCACCGTCCTAAGGATTCCCTTCAACTCTGTGACACAGACGTTCTCCTCTCCCGGCCTTTCTCCTCTCACTATTGTGTCCATATTTTACGGGACAATGATAGCTGAGTTTGTGGTACCACCCAATAAAGATTTATTGTAAGTAACCGTTTGTGCTTTGGTGACTCCATTGTTTAACTTCATCCTATACATTTGGGGTAATCCAGTGGTTTGGGGAAGTTTGAGTAATTGTATTAAGCGGACAGGTGAGAAACAGACACTTAAACAGATCAGGTGCCAACATATACATCAGCTTAGTATGGGGGTAGGGACATGAGGTGGGGGCCACTCAGCGTGGTATTAACCATAAATACATTGTATTAGGCGGACAGGTGAGAAACAGACACTTACACAGATACGGTGTTACTTTGCGCTCCTCCTGATTATCTCTTTATACCGTGTATATTCTTCCTTATCTCCCTCCTTCTGCCCCTTAATGTAACTGCAGCACTAGCCCCTACATGTTTGCTGCAatcatttttctttcttcttgGGGGGATATCTTACCTTCAGGGGCCCCCTGTTAATAAGAAGCCCTGTAATTATCAGGGTGGCAGTGAGAACCTTTATAACACACTTATTAGTCTGTGTATTGTACATACGTATGGCCATGTCTACTAAGACATGCTACTCCATTACACATTAGCAGCTGGAAGACCCCTTACAGCCTAATTACCTGAATGGGTTATAAAGGGGAatattactaagcagtgctatcttATGGAGTGACATCGCTTAGTTAATATGGATTATAATGTTTATATTTGAGCTTGTTTGGTACATCAATGGTATTCAACAAATACATTTCCTCTTCTTCAGGTAACTTTCAATGCTCCTGAGATATATCCGGCTCTGTAGGAGAGGTCACAGGGAGTCATTGTATCCTCGGGCAGATTGTCGCCTTCACATGACGTTTCATTTAATGCTTCAACTGTAAGATATACAGCAGGAAGAATATTCAGTGTTTTATCACATTCTCCCAAAACACAGCAAATGAAGAAGCCGTATATAGATAGGTACAGGCACACCAATTGCCAAAAAAGGGAGACAGTGTACTGTAGAAGTCCTGGTGCTGGCTAACCCACCCAAGCCTCAATGTTCTAACTGAGGGTGCAAGCCCATTATGtcacacacaagatggcggctcaCAGGTTTAGGTGCAAAAAGATTGCTGAGAAGTGACTCCATGCTTGTAGCAGAGCAAATAACGTTTCAGGGACACAGCCCCTTCCTCAGATAATTGCTCCCCAGTACCTGAGGAAGGGGCTATACCCCAAAAACTTGGTCTGATACAAGCTTGGAGTCAAGTCTCAGCAATCTTTTTTTGCACCTAAAACTGTGTCTCCATCTTTTGTGTGATATACTAAAGAAACTGAAATATAGCAGAATTTCCATCATGTCTCCTATTTGGAAAAACTTAAACACGTCAATATACTCTGGGAGTCAAGATTGagaagaaggggaaggggaatATTTTGGAAAACTGTATCTTGATGGTATCAACAAAGTATAtaatggaagtattctttgtagtatgataggtggaagtattctttgtagtatgatagatggaagtattctttgtagtatgagaggtggaagtattctttgtagtatgataggtggaagtattctttgtagtatgattgatggaagtattctttgtagtaagataggtggaagtattctttgtagtatgataggtggaagtattctttgtagtatgataggtggaagtattctttgtagtatgagacgtggaagtattctttgtagtatgataggtggaagtattctttgtagtatgataggtggaagtattctttgtagtatgataggtggaagtattctttgtagtatgataggtggaagtattctttgtagtatgataggtggaagtattctttgtagtatgataggtggaagtattctttgtagtatgataggtggaagtattctttgtagtatgataggtggaagtattctttgtagtatgataggtggaagtaatctttgtagtatgataggtggaagtattctttgtagtatgat containing:
- the LOC142471136 gene encoding olfactory receptor 6C74-like, translated to MGSGEPEETNRPCRLLTWQWQACSRGPTFVPRYTSQQEKLLNEQILQFLHSKSLIADNPLLQATCDGENLATVTELQLLGSQRRHSLKTILFCLSLVSHFVTVHGHLLITALVPSGHQLHSPIYFYLRSLSISDMIHTTSIVPNMLHVTGRGGGSISVIDNISRFYLYRILSGEERSLLTVMSYDRYVDISDIRPCVLVFLAPWIAVIFIYRYQALFWGSMVTDRYYCDIVPLLNFSFPNTRVVEMETIMAYVPWMLLSYLFIVASYLPVILTVLRIPFNSVTQTFSSPGLSPLTIVSIFYGTMIAEFVVPPNKDLL